One genomic window of Hymenobacter sp. J193 includes the following:
- a CDS encoding TonB-dependent receptor, which produces MFLLLLAALLPGTLLAQTNGILRGTVRTADAQPAEQINVALEGTTRGTATDAQGAYVLRSVVPGSYTLVISLVGYEPKRLPVEVRAGETTRVPEVVLAESAQQLREVVVSGNRTNKFTRKQSVDVNKMPLDNLENPQVYATVGKELLTEQLVFSVDDATRNAPGLQKMWDATGRGGDGGAFYAARGFVTQSQLRNGVAGNVTGNIDAVNLEKLEVIKGPSATLFGSALTSYGGLLNRVTKKPTETFGGEINVAAGSYGFHRVSADVNLVDPNTPADQPKTLGFRLNTAYTYEDNFQNKGYTGFNKNLAVAPSLQWRPSDRLTVNLDAEIYKGRGTGNQFIFFYFPSATLGFDRADQSPFDYHQSYQGPGLIQNSRSTNLFGQVRYKISPSFTATTYLTSSNSYSDGNSAYFYLTPSTPGFRLRHPELPEAANYLVRADQSTDNSQRQLWEAQQLFNGDFQVGSLRNRVVLGLDFLRIDSDINFIGGNADTVALSSPRPVLDQFNGTNMNAVYARGGGGRYLVTTKSNTYSAFVSDVLNLTEQLSVLAALRVDHVNNKGGLYYSPVAAYTQTTWSPKFGVVYQPVKDRVSVFANYQNSFNNLGIYLAEDGSRPLARPERANQWEGGVKLDAAAGRLSATVSYYNIRVQDQLRLLGYAPTTFEAINAQDATQRSKGVEVSVIANPVSGLNIVGGFSYNDSKFENSPEDVNGRRPNTASSPYLANAWVSYRQPEGALRGLGAGFGGNYVSENRVLNTSTNVFTLPSYTLLNASIFYDQPKYRLSAKVDNLTDQQYWTGYTTMNAQKLRSVVGSIAYKF; this is translated from the coding sequence TTGTTTCTCCTGTTGCTGGCGGCGCTGCTGCCTGGCACCCTGCTGGCTCAAACCAACGGCATCCTGCGGGGTACGGTGCGCACGGCCGATGCCCAGCCCGCCGAACAAATAAACGTGGCACTGGAAGGCACCACCCGCGGCACCGCCACCGACGCCCAGGGTGCTTACGTACTGCGGAGCGTGGTGCCGGGCAGCTATACGTTGGTGATTTCGTTGGTAGGCTACGAGCCCAAGCGGCTGCCGGTAGAAGTACGGGCCGGCGAAACTACCCGGGTACCCGAAGTGGTACTGGCCGAGAGTGCTCAGCAGCTGCGCGAAGTAGTAGTGAGCGGCAACCGCACCAACAAGTTTACCCGCAAGCAGTCGGTGGACGTGAACAAGATGCCGCTCGATAACCTGGAAAATCCGCAGGTGTACGCCACCGTGGGCAAGGAGCTGCTGACGGAGCAGCTGGTGTTTTCGGTGGATGATGCCACCCGCAACGCCCCAGGCCTGCAGAAAATGTGGGACGCTACCGGCCGCGGCGGCGACGGCGGCGCCTTCTACGCCGCGCGGGGCTTCGTGACGCAAAGCCAGCTGCGCAACGGCGTGGCCGGCAACGTGACCGGCAACATTGACGCGGTAAACCTGGAAAAGCTGGAAGTTATCAAAGGCCCGTCGGCCACGCTGTTTGGCTCGGCACTGACCTCGTACGGTGGCCTGCTGAACCGCGTCACCAAAAAGCCTACCGAAACCTTCGGCGGCGAAATCAACGTAGCGGCCGGTTCCTACGGCTTCCACCGCGTGAGTGCCGACGTGAACCTGGTGGACCCAAACACCCCTGCCGATCAGCCCAAAACGCTGGGCTTCCGCCTGAACACGGCGTACACGTACGAAGACAACTTTCAGAATAAAGGCTACACGGGCTTCAACAAGAATCTGGCCGTGGCACCCAGCCTGCAGTGGCGCCCCTCGGACCGGCTGACCGTCAACCTCGACGCGGAAATCTACAAGGGCCGGGGCACGGGCAACCAGTTTATCTTCTTCTACTTCCCGTCGGCTACGCTGGGCTTCGACCGGGCTGACCAGTCGCCGTTTGATTACCACCAGTCGTACCAGGGGCCGGGCCTGATTCAGAATTCGCGCAGTACCAACCTGTTTGGGCAGGTACGCTACAAGATTTCGCCCAGCTTCACGGCTACCACCTACCTGACCAGCAGCAACAGCTACTCGGATGGCAACTCGGCGTACTTCTACCTGACGCCGTCTACCCCAGGCTTCCGCCTCCGCCACCCCGAGCTGCCCGAAGCGGCCAACTACCTGGTGCGGGCCGACCAATCGACGGACAACAGCCAGCGGCAGCTATGGGAAGCGCAGCAGCTGTTCAACGGCGACTTTCAGGTGGGCAGCCTGCGCAACCGCGTAGTGCTGGGCCTGGATTTCCTGCGCATCGACTCAGATATTAATTTCATAGGCGGCAACGCCGATACGGTGGCCTTGTCCTCGCCCCGGCCCGTGCTGGACCAGTTCAACGGAACCAACATGAACGCCGTGTACGCCCGCGGCGGTGGTGGCCGCTACCTGGTTACCACCAAGTCCAACACCTACAGCGCCTTCGTGTCGGACGTGCTGAACCTGACCGAGCAGCTGAGCGTGCTGGCCGCCCTGCGCGTAGACCACGTCAACAACAAAGGCGGATTGTACTACTCACCCGTGGCGGCCTACACGCAAACCACCTGGTCGCCCAAATTCGGGGTGGTGTATCAGCCGGTGAAGGACCGGGTAAGCGTATTTGCCAACTACCAGAACAGCTTCAACAACCTGGGCATTTACCTGGCCGAAGACGGCAGCCGCCCGCTGGCCCGGCCGGAGCGCGCCAACCAGTGGGAGGGTGGAGTGAAGCTGGATGCCGCCGCCGGCCGCCTTAGCGCCACGGTGAGCTACTACAACATTCGGGTGCAGGACCAGCTGCGGCTGCTGGGCTACGCGCCTACTACGTTTGAAGCCATCAATGCCCAGGATGCCACCCAGCGCAGCAAGGGCGTAGAAGTCAGCGTTATTGCCAATCCGGTGAGCGGTCTGAACATAGTCGGCGGCTTCTCCTACAACGACTCGAAATTTGAGAACTCGCCGGAAGACGTGAACGGCCGCCGCCCCAACACAGCCTCTTCGCCCTACCTGGCGAATGCGTGGGTAAGCTACCGTCAGCCCGAGGGTGCGCTGCGCGGCCTGGGCGCGGGCTTCGGGGGAAACTACGTCAGCGAAAACCGCGTGCTGAATACGAGCACCAACGTGTTTACCTTGCCGAGCTACACGTTGCTCAACGCCAGCATCTTCTACGACCAGCCCAAGTACCGCCTGTCGGCCAAGGTAGACAACCTTACCGACCAGCAATACTGGACGGGCTACACTACCATGAACGCGCAAAAGCTGCGCAGCGTGGTGGGCAGCATTGCCTACAAGTTTTAA